The genomic DNA TACATCCAGGAGCTGAAGGCAGGGTCCGGCGTCGACGGCGTCCAAGTGCGCGTGCATCTCTCGGGGTCGACCTATCCGGACACGGAGATGTTCGACATCATTGAGGAGTTGGGCGGCATGGTGGTCTCGGATGATCTCTGCATCGGAACTCGTTATTTTGTCAATCCCGTAAACGAGAAGATAAATCCGATGGACGCTCTGGCCGACCGATATCTGAATAAGCTGGCCTGTCCATGTATGCATCAGGACGGCAAACTCGACGAGCGATACAACTTTATCACTGCACAGATTAAACAGAACCGCGGGCAAGGCGTGATTTTCGGCCTCCAGCGCTTTTGCGACACACACCTGGTGGATTATCAGGCGCTACGATATCGCCTGGAAGCAGACAACATCCCCTTTCTGTACCATGAAGTCGAATCCACCGTGGGAGCGGGGCAGCTAAGGACCAAACTCGAAACTTTTTTTGAAATTGTCAAGGGAGCTTAAGCATGAGTAATCCTGAATCCAGCAAAACCACCTCCAAATCGATAAAATCGCTGAAAGTCTCCAACGAGGTGTTTACCAACGTTCTGCAGTACTACAAACGAGGACACGAAGCCAAAGCCACCGGAAGTGCGAAAATTGTGTATCACACGGGCTGGGACCCCGTAGAAATCGATTACGCCATGGGCGTCATTCCCATGTTTCCGGAGAACTTCTCCGCGGCATGCGGAGCGACTCAGCTATCCATACCTCTGATCGAAATGGCGGAAAGTCTGAATGCGCCCGAGGACCTGTGCTCCTATTTCAAGAATCACTATGGATTCATGAAAGGCGACTTTCCCGAAGAAGTGACCAAACCGCTGGCCCGTATACGCATCCCTGATCCGGACATGGTTGTGTCGGCCAAGAACCTTTGCCGACTTCACCCACTGTGGATGAAGGTGGCCGCCGAGCATTACGATGTTCCTTATTTCTCCATCGATGCTCCGGTCATGCCTCCGAGGTATGACAAGAACCCCATTGCCTATAAGGAACAATGGGGGGCTCATGTTAAACACCAGCTCGATCCGGAAGCCATACAATATGGCGTGGCTCAGTTGAAGGAATACATCGCGTTCCTGGAAAAGTACACGGGACAAAAAATGGATTACGACCGACTGAAGGAGTGCGTGGGCCATTCAGCGCGGATGGGAGAATATTACAACGAAATCTTCAACCTGCGGAAAGCCGTTCCTTGTCCCGCGGGAGGCGAGGACCTCAATACACTGGTGTTTTTTGCCGTTACCATGGCGGGAACCATCAGGGTAAAGGCGTGCTCGAGAATGAACGCTTCCGCATTATTTTTGACGGCATTCCCCCCTGGTTCAATATGGGCCTCTTCAACTATCTTCACAAGTTCGGCGCCTTGTCCGTGGAGGAGCTTTATCCTCGGATATGGTGCGGACAACTGGACCCCGACAAGCCTCTGGAATCCATAGCCATTAAGTACCTCCTAAGCATGGGGCACACGGCGACTTTTTCGCAGTTTCTCGAATACAACCGGGACCGGGTGCGAGATTACAAAGCGGACGGCGCCATCCTGTGGAATCTGACAACGTGTCGGTTGATGGCGGTCATTCTGAATCCGCGGGATAAGACCACCTTCGAAAAAGAACTTGGTATTCCGGCCCTCATGTTGGACGCAGACCAGGTGGATCCCCGGCGTTTCGCTCACGCGCAAATCATCAGCCGCATCGACGCTTTCATGGAAATGCTCGAACAGAGGAAGTACGGATGACCGTCCCTCGCGGAATAGGTACACGTAAGAACGGCCGCCTTTCAGCGGCCGTTCTTACGTGTACCGGAGGTTGCGAGGACAAGCAGTGAGACTTCACGGTGTTGACTAGCAAGACCCTCTCTTCACCCATCGGACGCCTGCTCCGGAGAATCGGGCGACTCCCCTGGACCCGAGAGAGAAGCGAGGAAAAGACGAACCTTCACTCAGTCCGGGACACGTCCAACAAACACTCGTCGGACGGCCCGGTCGTGACGTTTAACCTTCTTGCTCCCAACCTTCGGATTGCGCGGCTACTCCTCCTCTTGTGCGTAAGCTTTACCTCCCGAAACCTCACCGAGCGTTTCCAAGTTCAATATCTTGAACGACACTTTCATCCTGACACGATAGACAACCCGGTTGTTATCCTCCAGTTTCAGATCCATCCTGGTCACTTCCGCCACCCTCAAATCCTGCAGCGTCTTTGCAGCAGTCTGAATCGCCTCTTTAGCCGCATCTTCCCACGAAGCGTAACTCGAACCAACCAATTCAATCACCTTGTACGTCGCCATGGCTGATCTCCTTCCGGCAAAAGGTTATCGTTTCACTTCCTGAGAACTACAAGAGACCCGTTCCAGGGTTTCGAGAAAAGGAAAACACTTCGCGTTTTCCGGCCACATACAACCGTCTGGAGAAGAGTCACCACCGCGAAGAATCAAGCCCGGGTCTCGGTATCAGTTATGAATCGCTGCCGTTGCCACCTCAATTGGCGTCAAGAAACCGTCCAATCCAATGGTCCAATGGTCTCGCGAGTCCTGCGCCGGAAATGTGACACCCTGCTTGTTCCGTACTGCTGTTTCGTATCTGGATGGTCCAATTTGCGCAGAATGAAAGGGAGCGGCGATCGATTGATTCACAAAGGAGAAGGAGATGAGAACAGGAACGTACGAACTTCACAGGTACCCGATGCCGAGTCTGCATCACGGCGATGATGCTTCTAGCTTCCGAGTCGACTACTCTTATAATTACACAAGATGACCCTTTTAGGCAAGTACAGTTTGAAAGGAGTGCTTGAGGCGAGTAAGCTTTTGAACCCGTTCGAATGGGAATCCGCAGCCTGCCGGGTAACCCTGCATCCATGCAAAATAGTAGGGTCAGGAAGAAATATCGGACGATGTCCGTCAGTACGTTTCAGCCATTCGGAAAAGGGAATCATCATACGTTCGGATCCTGAGTGCAGGATCTCGATGAAAACACTACCGGCTTCTCAAGAGGAGGCGTCCGTCATGACAAAGAAAAGGGGGAGGGCTTGAAGCATCTTGTTAAATTCCGGGGGTCCGATTTGCTCCCTTCTTCGATATTTCAGCATCACTCCAATGTAGCGCCAGGTTTTTCCTTGTCCTGCCGACCGGATATCTGGGTTTACGACTGATTCCGGAGCGTGAAGCGGGGTAATGGGCTTTTCAAACGCGATTTTTTGTATTATAATGCTAAACATTGTATTCATACGGCCGATATATATTTCAGGCCTTCTTGACGCAACGAAGCATCCGGACTAAATTTTGGGTATACAAGAATGCATTTATGAGTGCGGCGTGTGCGTTCCGCGCTCGGGCGGTCGTTTCCGCGGGAGCGGGAATCGAGTAATTCACAGAGGAGTAGTTTCAGTGATCAGCAAATACGCCATCGTTGCCGTTTTGATCTTTCTAGCCTTATTGGTCGGTTATCCCATGTCGGCTGCCGCAAACCCCACCCTCGAGCTGTACGGTACGTTCCACTCCATGGGCGTCATCGTCCAACTGGACGTGGGAAGCGACCCGAACCGGAGTGCGGTAGCGTCCCTGCAATACCGCCCTTCCGGCGGCAGCTACAAGCAAGGCTTTCCTTTGTCCAGAGTGGCGGACGCCCGCTTTGTGGGAAGTATTTTCCGGCTGGACTCAGGTGTCGGGTACGATGTGCGCGTCACCCTCACCGACCCCGAAGGCGGCATACTGAACGGCGTTGTGCTGAATTCCTCCTCCGTCACCCGGGCCGAAATATCCCTGCCCGCTCCCACCCGATCGCTCTATGCGGCTCCGGACGGTACGGGAGTGGATTGCACATCGGCTTCTCCGTGCGATTTAGCTCAGGCCGTTTCGCAAGCGGGCCCGGGGGAAGAAGTGGTCCTTCGCGGGGGGGTGTACTACACCGGAAGCATTTGGTTTCCGCGGTCGGGCACTGCTCAGGCTCCCATCGTAGTGCGTAATTATCAGGGGGAAAGCCCTGTAATCGACGGGTCGGACCCACAAGTCTTCCAATGGACCCCTTTCGGCGGCGGAATATATAAAACCACGGTTAACGCGGTCAGTCCGAATACCGTGTCTGCAAATGGAATTCGTCTCTATCCCTACGAGTCCCTCGCCGATCTCCAGAATTTGATTTGGGGAATTCCCGGGTTGTACGCCAACGGCGCCGAGCTCTATGTACGTCTGGATAACGACGCGGATCCGAACAACGCCGATATGTCCGTCTCCCGATACGCGCTGGGCTTTGATGTGGAGAGGGATTACATTACGGTACAAGGCTTGACCTTTCGCTATTTCGGCGCCCTCGGAGTTCGAGGTACAGCCGTGTCCATCTACAATGCTAGCTATGTACTCGTAGAAAACTGTATATTCTTCATGAATCACGTTTCCCTGGCCATGAGGAACAACTGCGGGAACAACGTCATCCAGTACAACGAATTCTATGACACCGTGGCCGGCTGGCCCTGGGATTCGACCAAAGCCGGCGAAGCGGCGCGGATCGGTCTTCTTGCCTTTTCGAGTCCCCTGAACGGCCGCGGCAATGTTGTGCGGTACAACCTCTTTCACGACGCAGTTGACGGCCTTTCGGTGAGTCCGGCGGAATCCACCAGCATCAGCAACGAAACCGACATTTATGAAAACCTCATTTACTCGATGGTGGACGATGGAATAGAATCCGATGGGCAGGCGAGCAACATTCGTGTCTGGGAAAACGAAATCCACGATGTGCTTACGGGCATCTCACTGGCCCCGGCCAAAACAGGCCCGGCGTACGCCATCCGGAACCTGATTTACCGCACGGGCAGGGGAAACAATCCCGACTGGAACGGGAGTTCGTTCAAGTTCGGCACATACGATCATTCCGGGCATATCTACTTGTTTCACAACACCAGTGACACGGATCCGCTCCTTCAGCAAAAGTACGGCTTCCACATAGCCACTCCGGGAACCTGGGATCTCGTTTTCGCCCGTAACAACTCGTGGTCCGCCAGCAGCTATGCGCTTCGAAACACCAATCAAGATCAACCCATAGACCTGGATTACAACCACTATCGGACCTATTTTGGGGGCTATTTGGCGACCTGGGGGACAAACAGCTACTCTTCTCTGTCCGCTCTTTCAACAGCCACCGGCCACGAGGCCCACGGCGTCGAGGGGGATCCCCGTTTTGTCGGCTCGGCCAACGGCGACTACAGTCTGAAACCCGACAGCCCTCTGATCGATAAAGGTCTCCTGATTCCCGGCATAAACGACTCTTTTCTCAATCGAGGACCGGACATGGGCGCGTTTGAATTTTCCGGAAACCCGACCGACCCTGGAACGGATGATAATAGAATCAAAGCAATAGCGACACTGCTCATCGGTCTTCTGTTAAACGAATAAATAGGTGAAACCATGCAAGCATATGATCATCGATTCTGACTGGTCGGGCAAGTGATCAAGAACATAATTTCCGGCAAAACGTCGTTCCTGGTATCAAGCTCGAATTTTTCTCTCAGAAATTTAAATATTACGATTCCTTCTCGGTCGTATATCAAACGAAACCAAGTCGGTTTTTTTTGAAATTTTCCAACATCAAAGACCGGGGACACTGCGTTCTTATACCTTTTGAAGTATTGTTCTTCAGTATATGCATTGAAGGAGTTGTTGATAAAAACATACTCACAGTCGGCGTTTCGCAAGAGCGAAGCCGTCCCCCGGATACCCAACTCGGAACCCAGAGCCTCCATGCTCCGACTACCCTTGATCTGATTCCTGGGAAACTTCTCGTTTCTCCACACTTCGAGCACCGGATTCGCCAGTAAAACAGGAAACATCTCCGCAGTAATAGGATCGGTGACAAATGTGGCCTCGGGGCGGATCTGATTCTTGATGAATTCCATTGCACGGAGAAGCGCCGGATGGTTATAACGGAACGGGCCCGTCGGCAGGCCGGTGACTCGCTGCAGGAAAGGTTGAGCCTTGTATCCCCAATCGTACGGCATCAGAAGCAATATCCGATACAGAAACACAGGCAGCCCGGTCAGCAAGACAAGAGTCAGGATCCCCATGGCCTTCATCTTCGCTTTGGCGTCCTTGGGATTCGCTTGCCATCTCTCCATGAAGAACGTCACGGTCACTGCCACAACGGCTATATAGGGCAGGGTAAAAATCAAGCGCTCGACGCCGTCGGAAGTGAACACGGGCAACATAACGGATACCAAGATCGGATTGAACAACACGGCTAAGGGAAAAACGGTGTTGGAGATGAGAAATATAGCTGCACTTCCGCTCAACCGGCGCCTGTTCATGGCAATCATCGGCAGGAAGGCGACGGATAACAAACCCCAGAGACCTGAAAAGAGCACGGGGCCGGAGAAGGGATTGACTACATAGCCCCGTCCTAGGGCATCCACAAGTCCACGGAAACGGCTCTGCGTGTTGTAAAACCCCATATGATCCAAAATTGGAAGCCTCACCCATAACACATCAATTCCATACGCCATTAATGTTCCTATGAACAATATGATTACCGTAAGTATCGCGCCATACCTTAACCCTTTTGTTGATTTCTTGCTGAATATTATTACACATCCAATAAATGACAAGGCACTTAAGGCTGTCATCAGGGAAAAAGCTCCGTGGAATAATACTGTGATGGATGACATTGTAACTGGAATGATCAACCTTCTTCTGCTACCGTTATTGAAGAAGTCGAGCACCAATGCTATCGAGATAAAGTAGAGGCTCCACGCCATGAACCAGGAATAGTTCGAGTGTATAAAATTGAACCAAAACCCTCCAAAATGACATAGAAACAACAACATCCCTATCATTACGAACGTTCTATTGTCCCAGATACGTTTCAGAAAAAAATAAAAAGAACAGGCAAACACATATCCTAAGATGCTTGCCAGTATCTTATAGCTAACCACTGGAACAGTGCCTGTAACATCCAACAAGAACGGTTGTATCACCATTCGGTAGAGGCGAGTTCTTCCCAAAAGCGTTATGAAATCAGTATCCAGGTCGACGCCGAATGCCTCGCTTTGTTGCCACTCGACGATTTGAGGAAGATATACCAGGCTGTCGGAAGTAAGGAGTAAAGCGTTTTCATTGAACAATAGAATGACGCAAAGCAGCACGACGCAAGATAAAGGGCCTGATGGGATCTCGTCCATCTGGAACCAGCGACGAAGCGATCTCCGAGTCTTGCCTGGAGAAACAGTGAGGAGCAGCACCACAAGGATGATGGCTGATAGGAGGTAAGCGCTGGAAAAATAATGCACCGGAAACCGAACCAGGCCCCGAACAAAGAAAAAAAGGGCGTTAAACGTGATCCCGCAACCAAACGCCGTAGCCGTCTTCTCCAGCAGGTCGCCCTTGCCCTGAAATACCCAGGCGCTGAAGCAAATACCCGGCAATAGAATGAAAAACAGGAAAGCAGTCAGTACTCGCACGTAATCCAGCGAAAAGCGGTACAACCCCGCACTCAACAGAAACAAGCCCAGCGTAACCGCCCAAATTCGGATAGAATGGTGAAACCCAATAATCTGCGAGCATCTAATGTTCATATGAGATCAAAGAAAGCGGAAAGGGGTAAGCGCGCCGATGGGCTTTCGTCTTAACAGATTGGCGCCGAACACCGGTAAACGGAACTCCGCAAACACGGCCTGCAGATCATCAAGACATGTTGGAATGCGTACCGCATTCAACTTCACGTCATAACCTTAAAAAATGACGGTATACCAAGCGCTTGGAAACGTAACACCCACTCAGAGCCGATAGACGGACGCCGGCGTCATTCATATCCAACGCCCGCTTTCAGATAGGATCATCCCGTGTCGCCGGCGTCCCTTCTCCTCCCGGCGAGTAGCTCGGAACCAACTTCTTTAGCAGGGCCAGCACTTCCTCGTCTTCTCCCCGTTCCGCAACGGCAATGAGTTCCTCTATAACTTCCACAAAATCAGCGGGAGGCTCGGGACTGCATGCCACGAAAATTTTGGAATCGACCCGGTAGGTGCTCTCTTCTTCCTCGGTCATCAGTTGTTCGTACAGCTTTTCCCCGGGCCGTAGCCCGGTGAATGCAATGGGCACGTCTTTTTCGGGTACAAACCCTGCCATCGTAATCATATGGCGAGCCAGGTCCAGGATGCGAATCTGCTCGCCCATGTCCAAAATGCATAGTTCCCCGAAATCCCGGTACGCCGCTTGCAACACTAAGCCTACGGCTTCCCCGATGGTCATGAAATACCGCCTCACTTCCGGATCCGTGACGGTTACAGGGCCGCCGGCTGCGATCTGTTGGCGAAAGAGAGGAACCACGGAACCGGCTGAACCCAACACGTTGCCAAAGCGCACGACCGAGAATTTCGTGTCGGAATGCTTGCCTATGGTGCGAACCACCATTTCGCCGATCCGCTTGGTGGCGCCCATCACACTGGATGGTTTCACGGCCTTGTCCGTAGAGATAAAAACAAATCGTTGGGCTCCATACTCGTGCGCCATCCGGGCCACGTTATACGTTCCCAGTACATTGTTGGTCACCGCCTCGTCTGGGGCCGCTTCCATGAGTGGGACATGTTTATGAGCCGCGGCGTGAAACACATCTTGAGGTCGGAATTCCGAGAATAATCTTTCGACCCGACGAAGGCCCCGAACGTCTGCAACGGACGTCACGATGCGGGAGCTTGGAAACTCCCCCTGAAAGGAGCGTGATCTCAAATACAGCTCGTTTTCATTCGTATCCAGCATGAAAAGCGTTTTGACGCGGTTTTTGAGAAGCTGCCTGCAGATCTCGCCTCCGATGGATCCTCCCGCGCCCGTAACCATAACGCACCTGCCTTCAATCGCCTCACCGATACTGCTTTCTTTAAGATCTACCTCCTGACGCGGAAGCAAATCCTCCGGCGACAGATCCGTCAGTGCAGGCCGGGATGAATGATCTTGGAGGTAGACATATGACACCGGGAGAATCTTGAAACGAAGTTTCAGTTCCGAGCACGTAGCCAGGATCTCTCGGATCCGCTTGGCCGGAACTCGCGGCATGGCAATCAGGATCGTACCCACTTCGTGACGTTTTACGATGGCAGGCAGATCAGCTATCAGGCCGAGCACCGGCCTTCCGCTCAAATACGTGCCCTGCTTCCTTCGATCGTCGTCCACGAATCCGACGACTTTATAGTAATGGGCGTCAGAGCGCAGCAGGTCACGCAGAAGTTGCTCCCCCGTGGCGCCGGCGCCGACAATTAAAGTTCGCTCGAGACTGCTGTTCCGAGCCAAGGCCTGCTCGACTCGGTACATTTTCGCCAGCCGGGGCGAAAAACGTATGGCTCCCATGAGTGTGGTGGTGATGAAAAATTCCATCACGAGCACGGAACGGGGAGGACCGGAAGCGAAAGAAGTGAGTTCGATGCGAAGAAAATAGAGGCATATCATGAAAATGCCCGAACCCAACAGGCCGGCCACACCGATCCGTATGGCGTCGTAGAGGCCTGACAGCTTGAAGGACCATCGATGCAGATTGAACATGAAATTAGCCGACAATCTCGACGCCACCAACAACACTGCCAGCTGAGGGATTAATGACGCGAATCGCAAGGGGACCTGCGCCTCAAATCGAAGCTGATAGGCCATCCATAAACTGAACGCCGCGATCGCCGAGTCCAAAGTCAACATGGAAATGGTGCGCAATAACTGCGGACTGCTAACCCGCGCCCAGATCCGTTCTGTTTTTTTAGTGGTTTTCAAAGTGATGCAATCCTGACGAGCAAAGCATTCCCAATCGAGAATCGATGACCACAAACGCGGCCCACGTCTTAATGCGAATGCTGCATTACGGCTTTTTCAAGTGTGTCAACTACCGTTTCCACTTCAACTTCCGAAAGGTTGTTGTGAAAAGGCAAAGCAACTGTCCTGCGTGCCACGGACTCCGTGACGGGTAACTCGCCACCCGCGTATCCAAAACGTTGGCGGATATAGGGCTGCAAGTGCACGGGAGGAAAGTAATTTCTGACCGGAATCCCCGCTGACTCCATTGCCTCCATCACCCCATCCCTGTTAATGCCTTCGGCCAAGGTAGCCACGTAAACAAACCAACTCATCCGGACGTGGGGCCTGACCACGGGAGGGCGAACCCAGGCCTTTCCTGAAAGACGCTCCGTATAAAAGCCTGCGACCCGTTGCCGTTTTCTGATGAACTCTTCCACACGGCTCATCTGTGAAGCTCCCAGCGCGGCCGACATCTCGTCCATCCGGTAATTGTAGCCAAGGTGCACGTGTTCAAGCCACGCACCCATTTCTCCACGACCTTGATTGTGCAGACTCCGGGCCAAACGAGCGATGTCCGCATTGTCGGTTACGATCATACCCCCTTCGCCCGTGGTGATCTGTTTGTTGGGATAAAAAGCGAATGCCGCCGCGTCGCCGAAACAGCCGACCTTGCGGCCTTTATATTCGGATCCCAGAGCTTCGCAACTGTCGTCTATGACTTTCAACTCATGTTTTTCAGCCACACGAAGTATGTCATCCCATTCCGCCGGATGTCCGAAAACATCCACCACCATGACCGCCTTGGTTCGAGAACTGATGCGATCTACGAGACACTCGGGGTGCACGTTGTAGGTATCCGGATCGATGTCGACGAAGACAGGCATGGCTCCTTCGTACAGAATGGCGTTAACGCTGGCCGCAAACGTGAACGAAGGGACGAGCACTTCGTCGCCGGGACCGATTCCCAGACATCTGACGATCAGATGCAACGCCGAGGTGCCGGAGCTGACGGCCACCGCATGACCAACGCCCACGTACCGGGCCGTTAATGCTTCGAAGGTCTTCACCCTGTTGCCCAAGGCAAGACGCCCGCTCATCAGTACATCCCGAACGGCCTTCAAATCCTCTTCGTTCATGTCCGGGGAGGACATGGAGATTGAATTGGTCATAATGTTGATTTGGTCTCCTCGGCAGGAACACCCGCCACCTTGACATTCGAAGGGACATTCCGTATCACAACCCCACCACCCCCAACCACGCTCCATTGGCCGACCCGCATACCCGGAAGCACCGCGCTGGAAATACCCAGCAGCACACCTTCGCCTATTTCGACTCCGCCCGACAAGTGCGCCCCGGGGCCCAAATGCGCATACGAACCGATCCTGCAATCGTGATCAATCGTCGCTCCCGTGTTGACGATCACATGCTCGCCAATGTCTGCCTCGGGCTGTATTACCGCACCCGCAAATACGACGGTACCTGCCCCAAGATTTGCAGATTCATGAACATAGGCTTTGGGATGAATTACGGATACCCAATTAAGAAACAGTCGCTTCGAGATCGTCTTTCGCAAAAGGTTTTCGCCTACGGCGATCACTGCTCGCAGGTTATTGGTTGCAGTCTCGAGACAGCGAATAGGGCCCAAGATCGGGACTCCTAAAACATCCTTACCCCATTTGGCCTCGTCGTCGTCATAGGCCGCCGGCACTGTATATCCCGCCTCTCTAAGAGTGCTTATGACTACTTTGGCATGTCCGCCGGCTCCGACCACAATTACTGATTTATCCATTAGTGCTCGGACCCTTCCCTGCCTTGGGACCCCAGAAAAACAGGCATAGTAACGTGCCCTTCAGCGTTGATTCCTTCCTGACTGACAACGCCGACAAACGTCATCCAAAGTATCTTGAGATCAAGGGCCAAGCTAAAATGTTCTACGTACCAAACATCCAATTTGAATTTATCCTCCCAGGAAATGGCATTTCTGCCGTTTACCTGAGCCCATCCGGTAATCCCCGGTCTGACCTCATGTCGCCGAGCCTCTGTCGGCGAGTATCGCCCCAAATATTCAGTAAGGAGTGGACGCGGCCCCACCAGACTCATGTCCCCCTTAAGAACGTTAAACAACTCGGGAAGCTCGTCCAGACTGGTCCGTCGCAAAACACGCCCCAAAGAGGTCAGGCGCGCTCCATCCGGAAGCAACCG from Deltaproteobacteria bacterium includes the following:
- a CDS encoding DegT/DnrJ/EryC1/StrS family aminotransferase, translated to MSSPDMNEEDLKAVRDVLMSGRLALGNRVKTFEALTARYVGVGHAVAVSSGTSALHLIVRCLGIGPGDEVLVPSFTFAASVNAILYEGAMPVFVDIDPDTYNVHPECLVDRISSRTKAVMVVDVFGHPAEWDDILRVAEKHELKVIDDSCEALGSEYKGRKVGCFGDAAAFAFYPNKQITTGEGGMIVTDNADIARLARSLHNQGRGEMGAWLEHVHLGYNYRMDEMSAALGASQMSRVEEFIRKRQRVAGFYTERLSGKAWVRPPVVRPHVRMSWFVYVATLAEGINRDGVMEAMESAGIPVRNYFPPVHLQPYIRQRFGYAGGELPVTESVARRTVALPFHNNLSEVEVETVVDTLEKAVMQHSH
- a CDS encoding sugar transferase, which codes for MVKRLLDILSGVACLVAVAPFLCIIYLSIRTSMGSPALFRQIRAGLHGRPFMMYKFRTMLELRDPQGRLLPDGARLTSLGRVLRRTSLDELPELFNVLKGDMSLVGPRPLLTEYLGRYSPTEARRHEVRPGITGWAQVNGRNAISWEDKFKLDVWYVEHFSLALDLKILWMTFVGVVSQEGINAEGHVTMPVFLGSQGREGSEH
- a CDS encoding dodecin domain-containing protein; its protein translation is MATYKVIELVGSSYASWEDAAKEAIQTAAKTLQDLRVAEVTRMDLKLEDNNRVVYRVRMKVSFKILNLETLGEVSGGKAYAQEEE
- a CDS encoding 2-hydroxyacyl-CoA dehydratase is translated as MSNPESSKTTSKSIKSLKVSNEVFTNVLQYYKRGHEAKATGSAKIVYHTGWDPVEIDYAMGVIPMFPENFSAACGATQLSIPLIEMAESLNAPEDLCSYFKNHYGFMKGDFPEEVTKPLARIRIPDPDMVVSAKNLCRLHPLWMKVAAEHYDVPYFSIDAPVMPPRYDKNPIAYKEQWGAHVKHQLDPEAIQYGVAQLKEYIAFLEKYTGQKMDYDRLKECVGHSARMGEYYNEIFNLRKAVPCPAGGEDLNTLVFFAVTMAGTIRVKACSRMNASALFLTAFPPGSIWASSTIFTSSAPCPWRSFILGYGADNWTPTSLWNP
- a CDS encoding 2-hydroxyacyl-CoA dehydratase; amino-acid sequence: MGHTATFSQFLEYNRDRVRDYKADGAILWNLTTCRLMAVILNPRDKTTFEKELGIPALMLDADQVDPRRFAHAQIISRIDAFMEMLEQRKYG
- a CDS encoding polysaccharide biosynthesis protein; the protein is MKTTKKTERIWARVSSPQLLRTISMLTLDSAIAAFSLWMAYQLRFEAQVPLRFASLIPQLAVLLVASRLSANFMFNLHRWSFKLSGLYDAIRIGVAGLLGSGIFMICLYFLRIELTSFASGPPRSVLVMEFFITTTLMGAIRFSPRLAKMYRVEQALARNSSLERTLIVGAGATGEQLLRDLLRSDAHYYKVVGFVDDDRRKQGTYLSGRPVLGLIADLPAIVKRHEVGTILIAMPRVPAKRIREILATCSELKLRFKILPVSYVYLQDHSSRPALTDLSPEDLLPRQEVDLKESSIGEAIEGRCVMVTGAGGSIGGEICRQLLKNRVKTLFMLDTNENELYLRSRSFQGEFPSSRIVTSVADVRGLRRVERLFSEFRPQDVFHAAAHKHVPLMEAAPDEAVTNNVLGTYNVARMAHEYGAQRFVFISTDKAVKPSSVMGATKRIGEMVVRTIGKHSDTKFSVVRFGNVLGSAGSVVPLFRQQIAAGGPVTVTDPEVRRYFMTIGEAVGLVLQAAYRDFGELCILDMGEQIRILDLARHMITMAGFVPEKDVPIAFTGLRPGEKLYEQLMTEEEESTYRVDSKIFVACSPEPPADFVEVIEELIAVAERGEDEEVLALLKKLVPSYSPGGEGTPATRDDPI
- a CDS encoding acetyltransferase yields the protein MDKSVIVVGAGGHAKVVISTLREAGYTVPAAYDDDEAKWGKDVLGVPILGPIRCLETATNNLRAVIAVGENLLRKTISKRLFLNWVSVIHPKAYVHESANLGAGTVVFAGAVIQPEADIGEHVIVNTGATIDHDCRIGSYAHLGPGAHLSGGVEIGEGVLLGISSAVLPGMRVGQWSVVGGGGVVIRNVPSNVKVAGVPAEETKSTL